The Styela clava chromosome 13, kaStyClav1.hap1.2, whole genome shotgun sequence genome has a window encoding:
- the LOC120332635 gene encoding cytochrome c-like, whose translation MGKKGGDSTPNPENGKKIFVQKCAQCHTVENGGKHKTGPNLSGLIGRKTGQAPGFTYTQANKDKGITWGPDTLEIYLTNPKKYIPGTKMVFAGIKKKQERSDLIAYLTESTK comes from the exons atggGCAAAAAAGGAGGAGACTCGACACCAAACCCAGAAAACGGAAAGAAGatttttgttcagaaatgcgCGCAATGTCACACTGTTGAAAATGGTGGAAAACATAAGACCG GTCCCAATCTCAGTGGTCTTATTGGAAGAAAGACTGGACAAGCACCAGGATTCACTTACACTCAAGCTAACAAAGATAAAG gtATTACATGGGGTCCAGACACATTAGAAATCTACCTGACAAATCCCAAGAAATATATTCCAG GAACGAAAATGGTTTTCGCTGGAATTAAGAAGAAACAAGAAAGATCCGATTTAATCGCGTACCTTACTGAATCCACCAAATAG